Proteins encoded in a region of the Acidobacteriota bacterium genome:
- a CDS encoding DUF5715 family protein, whose product MRKTILLLALLAFLSDLPLLAAVKNPPLRAGNRNLQRQRKLGHARHLRSTGRHWRLRRIFHIPWSPVKGSRESLLRQNERTDELERIQDDDQLTELTQSGALIELPSGRTVGVAGNLPEDRRYCRPWTRTFVEDFARDFYDQFHQPITVTSAVRTVAVQKKLRRRNRNAADIDGELASPHLTGASIDVGKRGMSKAQLKWCREYLLEQQNRGSIDVAEEFRQRVFHITVYKDYDLSKVRDASAADAGDANAPGDPTVPAANGPQAPPTGEQDQPR is encoded by the coding sequence ATGCGTAAAACGATCCTATTGCTGGCGTTGCTCGCGTTCCTGTCCGACCTGCCACTGCTCGCCGCGGTGAAGAACCCACCCTTGCGCGCCGGCAACCGCAACCTGCAAAGGCAGCGCAAACTGGGGCACGCGCGCCACCTGCGTTCCACCGGACGGCACTGGCGCCTGCGCCGCATCTTCCATATCCCCTGGTCGCCGGTAAAAGGGTCGCGCGAATCGCTGCTGCGGCAGAACGAGCGCACCGACGAGCTCGAGCGCATCCAGGATGACGACCAACTCACCGAACTGACGCAGAGCGGTGCGCTCATCGAGCTGCCCAGCGGACGCACCGTCGGTGTGGCCGGCAACCTGCCGGAAGATCGGCGCTACTGCCGTCCTTGGACCCGCACTTTCGTGGAAGACTTCGCGCGCGATTTCTACGATCAGTTCCACCAGCCCATCACGGTGACCTCCGCGGTGCGCACCGTGGCGGTGCAGAAGAAGTTGCGCCGCCGCAACCGCAATGCCGCTGACATTGACGGCGAACTCGCCTCCCCGCACCTCACCGGCGCCAGCATCGACGTGGGCAAGCGCGGCATGAGCAAAGCACAGCTCAAGTGGTGCCGCGAATACTTGCTCGAGCAGCAGAACCGTGGCTCCATCGACGTGGCCGAGGAATTCCGCCAGCGCGTCTTCCACATCACCGTCTATAAGGACTACGACCTTTCGAAGGTGCGTGACGCTTCAGCGGCCGATGCCGGCGACGCGAACGCGCCCGGCGATCCCACCGTACCGGCGGCGAACGGCCCGCAGGCGCCCCCCACCGGCGAGCAAGACCAGCCTCGCTAA